A window from Candidatus Aminicenantes bacterium encodes these proteins:
- a CDS encoding SH3 domain-containing protein, which yields MKKNKIIPFSVLLLLLAVAGRAVVEDDFSTANARYAAGRYGEALGIYLRISRQLTNWHVLYNIGNCYFKLGQPLAAKIHYLRARKFRPLDGSIARNIAIVNKSFKDITLAAPTIDFISRVIQVVQARLDVNLLSLLLLAAILTLNVFLFLLLKNGKRKKIVYGLAFSLLASLALGVYLYDRAAGQQQTSIAVVSEADSVLRSGPGEGNTELFKINPGLEVKILDRSRDWVQVSASSQVAGWIELKRLTLI from the coding sequence ATGAAGAAAAATAAAATCATCCCGTTCTCCGTCCTGCTGCTGCTCCTGGCCGTTGCCGGCCGCGCCGTTGTCGAAGATGATTTTTCGACCGCCAACGCCCGCTACGCCGCCGGCCGCTACGGGGAAGCGCTGGGCATCTACCTGCGCATCAGCCGCCAGCTGACCAACTGGCATGTTCTGTACAATATCGGCAACTGCTATTTCAAGCTCGGCCAGCCGCTGGCCGCCAAGATTCACTACCTCCGCGCCCGGAAATTCCGCCCCCTGGACGGCTCCATCGCCCGCAACATTGCCATCGTCAACAAGAGCTTCAAGGATATCACCCTGGCGGCGCCGACGATTGACTTCATTTCACGGGTCATCCAGGTCGTGCAGGCCCGGTTGGACGTGAATTTGTTGAGCCTGCTTCTGCTGGCCGCCATTCTGACGTTGAACGTTTTCCTTTTCCTGCTGTTGAAGAACGGCAAACGGAAAAAGATCGTCTACGGGTTGGCCTTTTCTTTGCTGGCCAGCCTGGCCCTCGGCGTTTATCTTTATGACCGGGCTGCCGGCCAGCAGCAGACATCGATCGCCGTAGTCAGCGAGGCGGACTCCGTCTTGCGCAGCGGCCCGGGCGAGGGCAACACCGAACTGTTCAAGATCAATCCCGGGCTGGAAGTGAAAATTCTCGACCGCAGCCGGGACTGGGTCCAGGTTTCCGCCTCCTCTCAGGTCGCCGGCTGGATCGAGCTGAAGCGCCTGACCCTGATTTGA
- a CDS encoding BatD family protein translates to MKKTGRVTFIAPWLLLLALPLALPALEAEVKASINAERIGLDDTLIYTLTFRNISNPLQPDLSHWDDFKTLQTSRSTEFQFSNGASTSSTTFTYYLMPVRTGKLTLPPVQYSHEGRTYQTQALTVEVVKGSLNPRSPAQANQPSPLDEDFFASPFHQDRQEQPVDVRLRAVISKTNCTKGEQLLFRVLLYTRNRIEAVNMVSSPSFAGFWQEWYPVPQSISAGSENVDGVIYQVYEIRKAALFAGESGTLTIPALQFEMQLADSASMFVTARPVLRSTQPLKITVSELPATATGLPVGQFSFSASCSQRQADINDIVTLRLEISGSGNCKTIIPPALPSDEYLQVYPAKISQENGYGPLALKGTVRVEIPVAFNKAAAVTFPSLEFRYFNPESRSLVSLRSQPLVIEVSGEKLKTEKSMTLPQSAIVQKGEDIDFIKSGPIVDQARYLYRQGWYKGIIILLFAVNLLFLLKITVWRRAIVDSPLLKNRRILGLTLRRLAKVQHYEDIAAILEYYCVEKSGLGLAEISNQKIGELLGRRQVPAASIDRFLFVKGQAELAKFSPLKKSQSELKSDLLALRKLLREIDHKLK, encoded by the coding sequence ATGAAAAAGACTGGTAGAGTGACATTCATCGCCCCCTGGCTGCTGCTGCTGGCGCTTCCCCTGGCATTGCCCGCGCTTGAAGCCGAGGTCAAAGCTTCCATCAACGCCGAGAGGATCGGCCTCGACGACACCCTGATCTACACCCTGACTTTCAGGAACATCAGCAATCCGCTCCAGCCCGACCTCAGCCATTGGGACGATTTCAAGACCCTGCAGACGTCGCGCAGCACGGAGTTCCAATTCAGCAACGGCGCCAGCACCTCCTCGACCACGTTCACCTATTACCTGATGCCGGTGCGCACCGGGAAACTGACCCTGCCGCCGGTCCAATACAGCCATGAAGGGCGCACCTACCAGACCCAGGCGCTGACGGTGGAAGTGGTCAAAGGCAGCCTCAATCCGCGCTCTCCGGCCCAGGCCAACCAGCCGTCGCCCCTGGACGAGGATTTTTTCGCATCGCCGTTTCACCAGGACCGGCAGGAACAGCCGGTCGACGTCCGCCTGCGGGCCGTGATCTCGAAAACGAACTGCACCAAGGGCGAGCAGCTGTTGTTCCGGGTGCTTCTGTACACGCGCAACCGCATCGAAGCCGTGAACATGGTTTCCAGCCCATCGTTTGCCGGCTTCTGGCAGGAGTGGTATCCGGTGCCCCAATCCATTTCCGCCGGCAGCGAGAACGTAGACGGCGTCATCTATCAGGTTTACGAGATCCGCAAAGCGGCCCTGTTCGCCGGCGAGAGCGGCACACTGACCATCCCGGCCCTGCAGTTCGAAATGCAATTGGCCGATTCCGCCTCCATGTTCGTCACCGCGCGGCCGGTGCTGCGCTCCACCCAACCGCTGAAGATCACGGTCAGCGAACTGCCGGCAACGGCCACCGGGCTGCCAGTCGGCCAATTCAGTTTTTCGGCAAGCTGCTCGCAAAGGCAGGCCGACATCAACGACATCGTCACGCTGCGGCTGGAGATCAGCGGCAGCGGCAACTGCAAGACCATCATCCCGCCGGCGCTGCCGAGCGACGAATACCTCCAGGTTTATCCGGCCAAGATTTCCCAGGAGAACGGCTATGGTCCCCTCGCCTTGAAGGGGACGGTCCGCGTCGAGATCCCGGTGGCGTTCAACAAGGCCGCCGCCGTCACGTTCCCCTCGCTGGAATTCAGGTATTTCAACCCGGAGAGCCGCAGCCTGGTCAGCCTGCGCAGCCAGCCGCTCGTCATCGAGGTCAGCGGCGAAAAGTTGAAAACGGAAAAATCAATGACCTTGCCGCAGAGCGCCATCGTCCAGAAAGGCGAGGACATCGATTTCATCAAAAGCGGCCCGATCGTTGACCAGGCGCGCTATCTCTACCGCCAAGGCTGGTACAAGGGGATCATCATCCTGCTTTTCGCCGTGAACCTGCTGTTCCTGCTGAAAATCACCGTCTGGCGGCGCGCCATCGTTGACAGCCCGCTGCTGAAAAACCGGCGCATCCTCGGCCTGACCCTGCGCCGGCTGGCCAAGGTGCAGCACTACGAAGACATTGCCGCCATTTTGGAATACTATTGCGTGGAAAAGAGCGGCCTGGGCTTGGCCGAGATCAGCAACCAGAAGATCGGCGAGCTGCTGGGCCGGCGCCAGGTCCCGGCCGCCAGCATCGACCGCTTCCTGTTCGTCAAGGGCCAGGCGGAGCTGGCGAAATTTTCCCCGCTCAAGAAAAGTCAGTCCGAGTTGAAAAGCGACCTGCTGGCGCTGCGGAAATTGCTGCGGGAAATCGACCATAAACTAAAATGA
- a CDS encoding tetratricopeptide repeat protein yields the protein MAKKAFLILLVPALIFLSSGTLWGWADTTVHWWDWHWFEPAARKNQKGIQAYEQGRYSEALQDFLSAKGVKPDSPELKNNTASALYELKKYKEAVDEFSRLDPGRLRLGKADFYYNLGNSYYRLGQFPQALENYKRSLRQNPDDVDCKKNFELTLKKIEEQKQKQQQNQQQPQQQPQDQKNPQPQEQEQQQAKQKYNAMMQFLNQNEKQQLEKKKRKHGATKNEKDW from the coding sequence ATGGCGAAAAAAGCGTTCCTGATCCTGCTGGTCCCGGCTCTGATCTTCCTCTCATCGGGGACTTTGTGGGGCTGGGCGGATACGACCGTCCACTGGTGGGACTGGCATTGGTTCGAGCCCGCCGCCCGCAAGAACCAGAAAGGGATCCAGGCCTACGAGCAAGGCAGGTACTCGGAAGCGCTCCAGGATTTCCTTTCCGCCAAGGGGGTGAAGCCCGACTCGCCCGAGCTCAAGAACAACACCGCCTCGGCCTTGTACGAGCTGAAAAAATACAAGGAGGCGGTCGACGAATTTTCGCGCCTGGACCCCGGCCGCCTGCGCCTGGGCAAAGCCGATTTTTACTACAACCTCGGCAACAGCTACTACCGCCTGGGGCAATTCCCCCAGGCTTTGGAAAACTACAAGCGCAGCCTCCGCCAGAATCCCGACGATGTCGACTGCAAGAAAAATTTCGAGCTGACGCTGAAGAAAATCGAGGAACAAAAGCAAAAACAGCAGCAGAACCAGCAGCAGCCGCAGCAACAACCCCAGGATCAAAAAAACCCCCAGCCGCAGGAGCAGGAACAGCAGCAGGCAAAGCAAAAATACAACGCCATGATGCAATTCCTCAACCAGAACGAAAAGCAACAGCTGGAAAAGAAAAAGCGCAAGCACGGCGCCACTAAAAATGAAAAAGACTGGTAG
- a CDS encoding VWA domain-containing protein, translating to MTFANPNLLLLLLLLIPFTLLVIWNRGLEIVFLLDTSNSMNAGDLQPSRLEVAKNLIVTIVDALKTDLVSQINFAAVAYVQCPLTMDYEAFKLMAMASRVSPAEEQGTDFAQGFDLALRMFKKTPNNQKLLVLITDGEDLENHWPDSLQQLQKEKITIFTVGVGIPAGAPIPILDADGKTVDWKKDARGNIVRSQLDEGTLIRIASAGQGQYYRLSAASGIESFIRILKTYERTLLNQKVKSKKIDRFQYPLLLAVLLLVAEMLLSDRKITWRKKRS from the coding sequence ATGACCTTCGCCAACCCCAACCTGCTGCTACTGCTGCTGCTCCTTATCCCCTTCACACTGCTGGTCATCTGGAATCGCGGCCTGGAGATCGTTTTCCTCCTCGACACCTCCAATTCGATGAACGCCGGGGACCTCCAGCCCAGCCGCCTGGAGGTGGCCAAGAACCTGATCGTGACCATCGTCGACGCCCTGAAAACCGACCTGGTCAGCCAGATCAATTTCGCCGCCGTGGCCTATGTCCAATGCCCGTTGACCATGGATTACGAGGCGTTCAAGCTCATGGCCATGGCTTCGCGGGTCAGCCCGGCCGAGGAGCAGGGAACCGATTTCGCGCAAGGGTTCGACCTGGCCCTGCGCATGTTCAAGAAAACCCCCAACAACCAGAAATTGCTGGTGCTGATCACCGACGGCGAAGACCTGGAGAACCATTGGCCCGATTCGCTCCAGCAGCTCCAGAAGGAAAAGATCACGATTTTTACCGTGGGCGTCGGCATCCCCGCCGGCGCGCCGATCCCCATCCTGGATGCCGACGGCAAGACCGTCGACTGGAAAAAGGACGCCCGGGGCAACATCGTCAGATCGCAGCTCGACGAAGGCACACTGATCCGCATCGCCTCGGCCGGCCAGGGGCAATATTACCGCTTAAGCGCCGCCTCCGGCATCGAATCCTTTATCCGCATCCTGAAAACGTACGAACGAACGCTCTTGAACCAGAAAGTGAAGAGCAAAAAAATCGACCGCTTCCAATATCCCCTGCTGCTGGCGGTCCTGCTGCTGGTCGCTGAAATGCTCCTCAGCGACAGGAAAATAACATGGCGAAAAAAGCGTTCCTGA
- a CDS encoding homoserine dehydrogenase, whose product MKKNPMRVLLVGFGNVARKMAAMLTGEREKYPGLAGLDMEMIAIFTGRHGGLVDPAGIGLAAALEQFEKNGAFPEAPMPVLKAVQTLDYDVLVELSTLDIEKRGDPAVSHVRAALERGKHAVTANKGPAAFAFRELDELAHRKGVRFLFESAVMDGTPIFCLGRALPACRVTGFSGIFNTTSNFVLSRLEAGESMAAAVRTAQSLGFAEADPRLDIDGWDSAAKTAILANFFLAADTDPQKIAPRGIGDIKPEDIARAAAAGKRLKLVCRAWREGGSVRAEVRPQEVPAGSYFSMVNGRAAALRLETDMLGPFWFLEENPDLKDTASGVLQDLVTVVASR is encoded by the coding sequence ATGAAGAAAAATCCTATGCGCGTTCTTTTGGTCGGCTTCGGCAACGTGGCCCGGAAGATGGCGGCCATGCTGACCGGGGAACGGGAAAAATATCCTGGCCTGGCCGGCTTGGACATGGAGATGATCGCCATTTTCACCGGGCGGCACGGGGGCCTGGTCGATCCAGCCGGCATCGGCCTGGCAGCGGCGCTTGAGCAATTTGAAAAGAATGGCGCTTTTCCCGAGGCGCCCATGCCGGTGCTCAAGGCGGTGCAGACGCTCGATTACGACGTGCTGGTGGAGCTGTCTACCCTGGACATCGAAAAACGGGGCGACCCGGCCGTCTCCCATGTTCGCGCCGCGCTTGAGCGCGGGAAGCACGCGGTCACGGCCAACAAGGGGCCTGCCGCCTTCGCCTTCCGCGAGCTGGACGAGCTGGCGCACAGGAAGGGAGTTCGCTTTCTCTTCGAGAGCGCGGTGATGGACGGCACGCCGATCTTCTGCCTGGGGCGCGCCCTGCCCGCCTGCCGGGTCACCGGCTTCTCCGGCATCTTCAACACCACCAGCAATTTCGTCCTCTCGCGCCTGGAGGCGGGCGAATCCATGGCCGCTGCTGTCCGCACCGCCCAGAGCCTCGGCTTCGCCGAAGCCGACCCGCGCCTGGATATCGACGGCTGGGATTCCGCGGCCAAGACCGCCATCCTGGCGAACTTTTTCCTGGCTGCCGACACAGACCCGCAAAAAATCGCGCCGCGCGGGATCGGAGACATAAAGCCGGAGGATATTGCCCGGGCCGCGGCCGCGGGCAAGCGGCTGAAGCTGGTCTGCCGGGCTTGGCGGGAGGGTGGGTCGGTGCGGGCCGAGGTGAGGCCGCAGGAAGTGCCGGCCGGCAGCTATTTTTCCATGGTCAACGGCCGGGCCGCCGCCCTGCGCCTCGAAACCGATATGCTGGGGCCGTTCTGGTTCTTGGAGGAAAACCCCGACCTGAAGGATACCGCCTCTGGGGTTCTCCAGGACCTGGTGACCGTAGTGGCGAGCCGATAG
- a CDS encoding DUF1684 domain-containing protein, with protein sequence MAIDWRKIAGLLISVVLVCSLAPAQAGAGGDSVWKQELLREREQKDIEFKTSATSPMAGSVRLTITTREKTYIALSAGVVSLQPQAGAGTIFAVSAREGKWYWHDAVGTVSCSQGERSVVSDVDALTAGSLFKVDRFTLAVYPGPDTLALIVFDPQRPQLLAFKHLLYFPPAPAYAVKARLEKFPEQREIKIITTRKLEKTFYRYGRVHFQLQGRDLELTALKSSLEGPDSDTLFIPFKDDTNGKESYEVGRFIDAPDPAGEEFILDFNRCYNPLCNYSPAYNCPLPPLENILDVVIPAGEKTYPH encoded by the coding sequence ATGGCTATAGATTGGAGAAAAATAGCGGGATTGCTGATTTCGGTTGTGCTGGTTTGTTCGCTGGCGCCGGCGCAGGCTGGCGCGGGAGGGGACTCGGTTTGGAAACAGGAGCTCCTGCGGGAACGGGAGCAGAAGGATATCGAATTCAAGACCTCGGCGACGTCACCCATGGCCGGAAGCGTGCGCCTGACCATCACCACCCGTGAAAAAACGTACATCGCGCTCAGCGCCGGCGTTGTCTCCCTCCAGCCTCAGGCTGGGGCCGGAACGATTTTCGCCGTATCGGCGCGGGAGGGGAAATGGTATTGGCACGACGCCGTCGGCACCGTTTCCTGCAGCCAGGGCGAGCGCTCCGTCGTTTCCGACGTTGACGCGCTGACGGCCGGGAGCCTGTTCAAGGTCGACCGCTTCACCCTGGCCGTTTATCCGGGGCCCGACACCCTGGCCCTGATCGTTTTCGATCCGCAGCGCCCGCAGCTGCTCGCTTTCAAACACCTGCTCTATTTTCCCCCCGCTCCGGCCTATGCCGTGAAGGCGCGGCTGGAAAAGTTTCCCGAGCAGCGGGAGATCAAGATCATCACCACCCGCAAGCTGGAGAAGACCTTCTACCGCTACGGCCGGGTCCATTTCCAGCTGCAGGGCCGGGATCTGGAACTGACCGCCTTGAAGTCAAGTTTGGAGGGACCCGATTCCGACACCCTTTTCATTCCTTTCAAGGACGACACCAACGGCAAGGAATCGTATGAGGTCGGGCGCTTCATCGATGCGCCGGATCCGGCCGGCGAGGAATTCATCCTGGATTTCAACCGCTGCTATAACCCGCTGTGCAACTATTCCCCTGCCTACAACTGCCCGCTGCCGCCCCTGGAAAATATTTTAGATGTCGTTATCCCGGCAGGAGAAAAAACCTATCCCCATTGA
- a CDS encoding S9 family peptidase: protein MKSRTLFCIWIMLLAALPAIAQANLVKINQWLVLGPAEILADGAALPAGEDAALEYDFLAPLRLCPQAVEDVRWGSQRQLSWQPAPARFSGSASRQAVYLAVYLESQRWLQAELALEAPFALKVYFDGAPVKEAGKNSYLLSLANGKHLLLIKGLMPAGANKSYQLQASLANNPAFAAAPVDVSLVPDRRTSMEDVLNLVNINEVFLAPDGRRVAVALSQRPFGESESNSWLEILETENGNRVFSSQGFGAVDNFQWLKDSRSFSFSRERKEATYLCVYDLGSHACRTILAGIKNFAVCWWADDNTFLVYATREEADKEKTFHRVKNLDDRWRSPERRQALTLFFPESGVRQPLAGFADNFSQVRISPDGRLLLLAAKSEDDRVRPYHKNTLVLVTLADGRREKILDDPWIEDFCWSPDNKKLLLLGGPSAFTGLGSTLPNGTIPNDYDWQAYVFDLKTRKAEALSRRFAPAISSAVWHAGGSIYLQVTDNDYARLYRCAPAEKKFARLETAVDAVEKVSFAKIRKAVYSGSCLGAPQKLFVSGLDGEKPRLLKDYNQAQFDRVRFGRSENWTFKTNEGKTIGGYILYPPGFDPERLYPCIVNYYGGVTPTGRNFGGRYPKDWYAANGYIVCVLQPSGAIGYGQEFSSLHVNDWGEITSAEIIRGVEELLRTHPYIDNRRVGAIGASYGGFLTEVLASKTELFAAMISHAGISAISSYWGVGDWGYDYNAIAAANSFPWNRKDIYVGHSPLFMAERIKKPLLLLHGEEDNNVPPGESYQMFAALKLQGKEVALVTFPGQQHFILDPAQRLRWLQTIMAWFDRWLKGQGEWWKDLYPE, encoded by the coding sequence ATGAAATCACGAACGTTGTTTTGCATTTGGATCATGCTGCTCGCGGCGCTGCCCGCCATTGCGCAGGCAAACTTAGTGAAGATCAACCAGTGGCTGGTTTTGGGCCCGGCTGAAATCCTGGCCGACGGCGCGGCCCTCCCGGCGGGCGAGGACGCGGCGCTGGAATACGACTTCCTGGCGCCGCTCCGGCTTTGCCCGCAAGCGGTGGAGGACGTGCGCTGGGGCAGCCAGCGGCAGTTAAGCTGGCAGCCGGCGCCGGCGCGCTTCAGCGGCTCCGCCTCCAGGCAGGCGGTCTATTTGGCCGTCTACCTGGAAAGCCAGCGCTGGCTGCAGGCGGAGCTGGCGTTGGAAGCGCCGTTCGCGCTCAAGGTATATTTTGACGGTGCGCCGGTCAAGGAAGCGGGGAAAAACAGTTACCTGCTGAGCCTGGCCAACGGCAAGCACCTGCTGCTGATCAAAGGGTTAATGCCTGCCGGCGCCAACAAGAGCTATCAACTGCAGGCCAGCCTGGCGAACAACCCGGCTTTCGCCGCCGCTCCGGTCGATGTTTCCCTGGTTCCCGACCGGCGCACAAGCATGGAAGACGTCCTGAACCTGGTGAACATCAACGAGGTTTTCCTGGCCCCGGACGGGAGACGGGTGGCGGTGGCATTGAGCCAGCGTCCATTCGGCGAAAGCGAAAGCAACAGCTGGCTCGAGATCTTGGAGACAGAGAACGGCAACCGGGTTTTCAGCTCGCAGGGTTTCGGTGCCGTCGACAATTTCCAATGGCTGAAGGATTCGCGCAGTTTTTCCTTCAGCCGCGAGCGGAAAGAGGCGACCTACCTCTGCGTCTACGATCTTGGCAGCCACGCCTGCCGGACCATCCTGGCCGGCATAAAAAATTTCGCAGTCTGCTGGTGGGCCGACGATAATACGTTCCTGGTGTACGCCACCCGGGAAGAAGCCGACAAGGAGAAGACCTTCCACCGCGTCAAGAACCTCGACGACCGCTGGCGCTCCCCGGAACGGCGCCAGGCGCTGACCCTGTTTTTCCCCGAGTCGGGCGTGCGTCAGCCCCTGGCCGGCTTTGCGGACAACTTCAGCCAGGTGCGCATCAGCCCCGACGGGCGCCTGCTGCTGCTGGCTGCCAAAAGCGAGGACGACCGGGTACGCCCCTATCATAAAAACACGCTGGTGCTGGTCACCCTGGCCGACGGCCGGCGGGAAAAGATCCTAGACGACCCCTGGATCGAAGATTTCTGCTGGTCGCCCGATAACAAAAAGTTGCTCCTGCTGGGGGGTCCATCCGCTTTTACCGGCCTGGGCAGTACCCTGCCCAATGGGACGATCCCCAACGATTACGATTGGCAGGCCTATGTCTTCGATCTGAAGACCCGCAAAGCCGAGGCGCTGAGCCGCAGGTTCGCTCCGGCCATCAGCTCGGCCGTCTGGCATGCCGGCGGCAGCATTTACCTGCAGGTGACCGACAACGATTATGCCCGCCTGTACCGTTGCGCCCCGGCCGAAAAGAAATTCGCGCGTTTAGAGACCGCGGTAGATGCCGTGGAAAAAGTCAGCTTTGCAAAAATCCGCAAAGCCGTCTATTCGGGTTCCTGCCTCGGCGCTCCGCAGAAGTTGTTCGTATCTGGCCTGGACGGGGAAAAGCCGCGCCTGCTGAAGGACTACAATCAAGCCCAATTCGACCGCGTGCGCTTCGGCCGCAGCGAGAACTGGACCTTCAAGACCAATGAGGGCAAGACGATCGGGGGCTATATCCTCTACCCGCCCGGGTTCGATCCGGAGCGCCTCTATCCCTGCATCGTCAATTACTACGGTGGGGTCACCCCGACCGGCCGCAATTTCGGCGGCCGCTATCCCAAGGACTGGTACGCCGCCAACGGCTACATCGTCTGCGTCCTACAACCCAGCGGCGCCATCGGTTACGGCCAGGAATTTTCCAGCCTGCACGTCAACGACTGGGGCGAGATCACCTCGGCCGAGATCATCCGCGGCGTCGAAGAGCTGCTGCGTACCCATCCCTACATCGACAACCGCCGCGTGGGCGCCATCGGCGCTTCTTACGGGGGTTTCTTAACAGAGGTGCTGGCCAGCAAGACCGAGTTGTTCGCCGCCATGATCTCCCATGCCGGCATTAGCGCCATCTCCTCTTACTGGGGGGTGGGCGACTGGGGATACGATTACAACGCTATTGCCGCGGCCAACAGTTTCCCCTGGAACCGCAAGGATATCTACGTCGGCCACAGCCCGCTGTTCATGGCCGAGCGGATCAAGAAGCCCCTGCTCCTGCTGCACGGCGAAGAGGACAACAACGTGCCTCCCGGCGAAAGCTACCAGATGTTCGCCGCCCTGAAGCTGCAGGGCAAGGAGGTGGCGCTGGTCACCTTCCCCGGCCAGCAGCATTTCATCCTGGACCCGGCGCAGCGGCTGCGCTGGCTGCAGACCATCATGGCCTGGTTCGACCGCTGGCTGAAGGGGCAGGGCGAATGGTGGAAGGATCTGTACCCAGAGTGA